A window from Corynebacterium urogenitale encodes these proteins:
- the dapF gene encoding diaminopimelate epimerase, producing the protein MDNYAKTGIRFLKGHGTENDFVLLIDPQAEVELTADRVQRIADRRAGIGGDGVIRIATAAALQASGVLSELPAGVQSEEWFMDYRNADGSIAEMCGNGVRVFAHACVTQGFVEVAPGGTFGVGTRGGRKEVTIHECDALFATVSVEMGAPEVLGLSTAQVGGDAVKLAGLAVDMGNPHLASVVPDLTAEKLAQLPIEQAVTWDESFFPHGVNLEVVTPLSAGEVHMRVHERGVGETRSCGTGTVAATVAALADAGRATGTVRVNVPGGQVDVTVSEEGSVLKGPSEIVAEGTHYL; encoded by the coding sequence ATGGACAATTACGCGAAGACCGGCATTCGTTTCCTTAAAGGACACGGGACAGAAAATGATTTCGTGCTCCTCATCGATCCACAGGCAGAGGTCGAACTCACTGCCGACCGCGTCCAACGCATTGCCGACCGGAGGGCGGGTATTGGTGGTGATGGAGTAATCCGCATCGCTACGGCCGCCGCACTGCAAGCATCCGGGGTTCTCAGCGAGCTGCCTGCGGGAGTTCAATCCGAGGAATGGTTCATGGACTACCGCAATGCTGATGGCTCGATCGCCGAAATGTGTGGCAACGGAGTTCGAGTTTTCGCTCATGCATGTGTGACCCAGGGATTCGTGGAGGTTGCACCGGGAGGGACATTCGGCGTGGGCACGCGCGGCGGACGCAAGGAAGTCACCATCCATGAATGTGACGCACTGTTCGCGACGGTCAGTGTAGAAATGGGGGCACCAGAAGTTTTAGGCCTCTCCACCGCCCAGGTGGGTGGCGATGCTGTGAAGCTCGCCGGACTCGCAGTGGACATGGGCAACCCACACTTGGCATCGGTGGTGCCGGACTTGACTGCCGAAAAGCTCGCGCAACTGCCTATTGAACAGGCTGTGACGTGGGATGAATCATTCTTTCCACACGGTGTCAATCTCGAGGTCGTCACCCCTTTGTCCGCAGGTGAGGTGCACATGCGTGTGCACGAGCGGGGAGTGGGAGAAACTCGTTCCTGCGGGACTGGCACTGTTGCAGCCACTGTTGCTGCGCTGGCTGATGCTGGGCGAGCAACCGGCACTGTGCGTGTGAACGTCCCAGGTGGACAGGTTGACGTGACTGTGAGCGAGGAAGGCTCAGTACTCAAGGGGCCATCCGAGATCGTCGCCGAAGGCACGCACTATCTCTGA
- the miaA gene encoding tRNA (adenosine(37)-N6)-dimethylallyltransferase MiaA, with protein sequence MNSTGPHCDPANRPVAILGPTGSGKTAASLIVARECDGEVVNVDSMQLYRGMDIGTAKLPEAEREGIPHHLLDIWDVTQPASVAEYVARAVSTVQEIMQRGKTPVIVGGSMMYVQSLLDEWEFPPTDAAVRSKWEAELARVGVEKLHAHLTTVDPQAAAIIEKRDPRRTVRALEVIELTGKPFAASQPPKDRPTRWGTTMIGLHAPAEWLNPRLEQRVDLMFHQGLVAEVDALCDQGLTRDSTAGQAIGYAQVLDHLAGSLTLEQAQEQTITGTRRYARRQRSWFRRDHRIRWVDATAEDVLDQVVAIARER encoded by the coding sequence ATGAATTCCACAGGCCCACATTGCGATCCCGCCAATCGGCCCGTCGCTATCCTCGGCCCGACGGGGTCCGGAAAGACCGCAGCCTCCCTCATAGTTGCCAGGGAATGCGATGGAGAAGTGGTTAACGTGGATTCGATGCAGCTCTACCGGGGCATGGATATAGGGACGGCGAAACTCCCGGAAGCGGAACGCGAGGGGATTCCGCACCACCTTCTGGATATCTGGGATGTGACTCAGCCAGCAAGTGTGGCTGAATACGTGGCCCGCGCTGTGAGTACCGTGCAGGAAATCATGCAGCGTGGCAAAACTCCTGTCATCGTCGGTGGTTCGATGATGTACGTTCAATCTCTCCTCGACGAATGGGAATTTCCTCCAACCGACGCTGCTGTTCGCTCCAAATGGGAAGCAGAATTGGCGCGAGTTGGCGTCGAAAAACTTCACGCACACCTCACCACAGTAGACCCGCAGGCAGCGGCCATCATTGAGAAGAGGGACCCCCGCCGTACCGTTCGTGCCTTGGAAGTCATCGAACTGACAGGTAAGCCATTCGCAGCTTCGCAACCGCCGAAGGACAGGCCAACGCGATGGGGCACTACGATGATTGGGCTGCACGCGCCGGCCGAATGGCTCAATCCGCGATTGGAACAACGAGTGGACTTGATGTTCCACCAGGGACTGGTTGCGGAGGTGGATGCTTTGTGCGACCAGGGCCTCACGCGCGATTCCACCGCTGGCCAGGCTATCGGATACGCACAGGTGCTGGATCACCTCGCAGGTAGCCTCACACTCGAGCAGGCTCAGGAACAAACAATCACAGGAACAAGGCGATACGCGCGTCGGCAGCGCAGCTGGTTTCGTAGGGATCACAGGATACGCTGGGTCGATGCCACTGCCGAGGATGTTCTGGACCAGGTTGTCGCCATTGCCCGCGAGCGCTGA
- a CDS encoding DUF349 domain-containing protein, whose translation MNSPIKPSSMPKPGPKPGAHRASVTPVGRPQASDPSKFGRVDADGTAWVFTASGERRIGEYKAGSPEEGLRHFGARYDDIATEVAMLEARLTSHPEEAKRIRSDAQAIRESLATAAVIGDIEALEQRLRGISSESEDAEIRVAKDKASRREQAIARKTALAKEAERIGKESTDWKAAGDRMRAILEEWKTIRGIDRATDDELWKRYSAGRDEFSHRRGAHFAELDRHRAAAKHKKEDLVEQAEALQDSTDWSATAAKYRDLMNEWKAAGRATRQADDRLWERFRAAQDKFFDARKADFAKRDAQFEDNAEAKQALLDEYDAKIDPSQGLDKARAQLRELQEKWENIGFVPRARIREFDEKIGALEQRVSDAADAEWRRTDPETQARVAQFQAKVDALNAEAEAASAAGKEEKAAELRAQADQWKEWTKAAANAAGE comes from the coding sequence ATGAACTCCCCGATTAAGCCTTCTTCCATGCCAAAGCCTGGCCCCAAGCCGGGTGCTCATCGGGCATCGGTGACTCCCGTGGGGCGCCCCCAGGCCAGCGACCCGTCCAAGTTTGGTCGCGTCGATGCGGATGGAACTGCTTGGGTATTCACCGCCTCAGGTGAACGTCGCATCGGTGAGTACAAGGCAGGCAGCCCGGAGGAGGGCTTGCGCCACTTCGGGGCTCGCTACGACGATATCGCCACCGAGGTCGCTATGTTGGAGGCTCGCCTGACAAGCCACCCTGAAGAGGCCAAGCGCATCCGCTCCGATGCGCAAGCCATCCGGGAGTCCCTCGCCACGGCTGCGGTCATCGGCGATATCGAGGCCTTGGAACAGCGGCTCAGGGGCATCTCCTCGGAATCCGAAGACGCGGAGATCCGCGTGGCCAAGGACAAAGCTTCTCGCCGTGAACAGGCCATCGCACGCAAAACCGCACTGGCGAAGGAAGCCGAGCGTATTGGCAAGGAATCGACAGATTGGAAAGCCGCAGGAGATCGTATGCGTGCCATTCTCGAAGAATGGAAAACGATCCGCGGCATCGACCGTGCAACCGACGATGAGCTCTGGAAGCGTTACTCCGCAGGTCGAGATGAGTTTTCCCATCGCCGTGGTGCCCATTTTGCCGAACTCGATCGACACCGTGCCGCTGCCAAGCACAAGAAGGAAGACCTCGTTGAACAGGCTGAGGCACTGCAGGATTCCACCGATTGGTCGGCTACTGCCGCTAAGTACCGCGACCTGATGAACGAGTGGAAGGCTGCCGGGCGCGCCACACGCCAAGCCGATGATCGTTTGTGGGAGCGCTTCCGTGCAGCCCAGGACAAGTTCTTCGATGCGCGAAAGGCAGACTTCGCCAAGCGTGACGCCCAGTTCGAGGACAATGCAGAGGCAAAGCAGGCGCTTTTGGACGAGTACGATGCGAAAATCGATCCGTCTCAGGGCTTGGACAAAGCGCGGGCGCAACTGCGAGAACTACAGGAGAAGTGGGAGAACATCGGTTTTGTGCCACGCGCCCGTATCCGGGAATTCGACGAGAAAATCGGGGCTCTAGAGCAGCGGGTTTCCGACGCCGCGGATGCCGAATGGCGCCGCACCGATCCCGAAACTCAGGCTCGCGTCGCCCAATTCCAGGCGAAAGTGGATGCGCTGAACGCCGAGGCGGAGGCTGCTTCTGCCGCCGGTAAAGAAGAAAAGGCGGCCGAGCTTCGCGCTCAGGCCGACCAATGGAAAGAATGGACGAAGGCTGCCGCCAACGCGGCTGGAGAATAA
- a CDS encoding Rv2732c family membrane protein, giving the protein MTPKKNTTEDVLAQYRGNLAEAERKAGREVDYRAGLVPLAVGLFAVLMSYFLPHSGQVFGYDVLFYTPRAEQFDTTKPEQIYTWLALLGGVLLVVGTIVSRSWIVAWFNWAFAGVGWWYGVFAIWMCQTRPVTSVGEGPAYGLIIGEIGMTLIFLTMSVTLFRKNPLQRALAKARREEAHRDAESQMAQQRLRTGLVERTSTDELVDDRRARARERRRRREESGA; this is encoded by the coding sequence GTGACGCCTAAGAAGAACACCACCGAGGACGTGTTGGCTCAGTATCGCGGTAACCTCGCCGAAGCTGAGCGAAAAGCGGGTAGGGAAGTGGACTACCGCGCAGGCCTTGTGCCGTTGGCAGTGGGTTTGTTTGCCGTACTCATGAGCTACTTCCTGCCGCACTCGGGGCAGGTATTTGGCTACGACGTGCTGTTCTATACCCCGCGTGCGGAGCAGTTCGATACAACCAAGCCAGAACAGATCTACACCTGGCTGGCTCTGCTGGGCGGTGTACTCCTCGTCGTGGGAACCATCGTCAGTCGTTCATGGATCGTCGCGTGGTTTAACTGGGCTTTTGCTGGAGTGGGCTGGTGGTACGGCGTGTTCGCAATCTGGATGTGCCAGACCCGTCCTGTGACATCTGTAGGCGAAGGACCCGCCTATGGACTCATCATTGGCGAGATCGGTATGACCTTGATTTTCCTCACGATGAGCGTGACGTTGTTCCGGAAGAATCCTCTGCAGCGGGCGCTGGCTAAGGCTCGCCGTGAAGAGGCTCATAGGGATGCGGAAAGCCAGATGGCTCAGCAAAGGCTACGTACTGGTTTGGTGGAGCGTACCTCCACCGATGAGCTTGTGGATGATCGACGTGCGCGCGCCCGCGAAAGGCGTCGCCGCCGTGAGGAGAGCGGCGCCTAG
- the miaB gene encoding tRNA (N6-isopentenyl adenosine(37)-C2)-methylthiotransferase MiaB has product MTQTISTPSSDNTNPQRTYEVRTFGCQMNVHDSERLSGLLEDSGYTPVAEGQTPDVVVFNTCAVRENADNRLYGTLGQMKGIKDQHPGMQIAVGGCMAQKDKDTVVKKAPWVDVVFGTHNIGSLPTLLQRAAHNEQAQVEIVDALEQFPSVLPAKRESAYAGWVSVSVGCNNTCTFCIVPSLRGKEQDRRPGDVLSEVKALVDQGVCEVTLLGQNVNAYGVNFSDPSLERDRGAFAKLLRACGDIEGLERLRFTSPHPAEFTDDVIDAMAETSVVCPQLHMPLQSGSDKVLKDMKRSYRSKKFLGILDKVRERIPHAAITTDIIVGFPGETEEDFQATMDVVERARFTSAYTFQYSPRPGTPAADMENQVPKAIVQDRYERLLELQERISKEENQKLIGTRQELLVQADGGRKNDRTHRFTGRSRDGRLVHFMPAWAPEYSNSEGLGAPADAPAVDGIRAGDIVEVVVTDAAAHYMIADSGVLYHRKTKAGDHSAAGKVPTTAPVGVGLGLPTLRTNDKANATAPAADACGAGGCGCDA; this is encoded by the coding sequence GTGACACAGACGATTTCTACCCCGAGTTCTGACAACACGAATCCGCAGCGCACTTACGAAGTGCGCACATTCGGTTGCCAGATGAACGTGCATGACTCCGAGCGCCTCTCCGGTTTGCTGGAGGACTCCGGGTATACGCCGGTTGCCGAAGGACAGACTCCTGATGTCGTGGTCTTCAACACCTGCGCCGTGCGTGAAAATGCCGACAATCGCCTCTACGGCACCTTGGGCCAGATGAAGGGAATCAAGGACCAGCATCCTGGCATGCAGATCGCGGTCGGCGGATGTATGGCGCAAAAAGACAAGGACACGGTGGTGAAGAAGGCCCCGTGGGTGGACGTGGTCTTCGGTACGCACAATATCGGTAGTCTGCCGACGCTACTGCAACGCGCGGCGCACAATGAACAGGCCCAGGTGGAGATTGTCGATGCACTCGAACAATTCCCCTCGGTGCTTCCGGCCAAGCGTGAATCCGCGTACGCCGGCTGGGTTTCCGTCTCTGTCGGATGCAATAACACCTGCACGTTCTGCATCGTTCCCTCCCTGCGTGGAAAGGAACAAGATCGACGCCCAGGCGATGTGCTCTCCGAAGTGAAAGCGCTGGTAGATCAGGGTGTGTGTGAGGTCACCTTGCTGGGGCAGAACGTGAATGCCTACGGAGTGAACTTCTCGGATCCTTCACTGGAGCGCGACCGCGGGGCTTTCGCCAAGCTACTGCGGGCCTGCGGCGACATTGAGGGCCTCGAGCGGCTGCGATTCACTAGCCCACACCCGGCGGAATTTACCGATGATGTCATTGACGCGATGGCCGAAACTAGTGTGGTGTGCCCGCAGCTGCACATGCCCCTGCAGTCTGGTTCCGACAAAGTGCTCAAGGACATGAAGCGCTCCTATCGCTCGAAGAAGTTCCTTGGAATTTTAGATAAGGTGCGTGAAAGAATTCCTCACGCAGCGATCACAACTGACATTATTGTGGGCTTCCCGGGCGAAACGGAAGAGGATTTCCAGGCCACGATGGACGTTGTAGAGCGGGCGCGGTTCACCTCTGCATACACCTTCCAGTACTCGCCGCGTCCGGGAACGCCCGCTGCGGACATGGAAAATCAAGTTCCCAAAGCCATCGTGCAGGACCGTTACGAACGGCTCCTTGAATTGCAAGAGCGCATTTCCAAGGAGGAAAACCAGAAGCTCATTGGCACTCGGCAGGAACTTCTGGTGCAGGCCGATGGTGGGCGCAAAAATGACCGGACACACCGCTTTACCGGCCGCTCCCGGGATGGGCGTTTGGTGCACTTTATGCCGGCATGGGCTCCCGAGTACTCGAATTCCGAAGGCCTCGGCGCTCCTGCGGACGCTCCCGCAGTCGACGGGATTCGTGCTGGAGATATTGTAGAGGTCGTGGTCACGGATGCTGCCGCGCACTACATGATCGCTGATTCAGGCGTCCTGTACCACCGCAAGACGAAGGCAGGCGACCATAGTGCCGCTGGCAAGGTGCCCACCACCGCACCAGTGGGTGTTGGATTGGGACTGCCGACGCTGCGAACTAATGACAAGGCTAATGCGACCGCACCGGCAGCTGATGCCTGCGGAGCAGGAGGATGTGGCTGTGACGCCTAA
- the gluA gene encoding glutamate ABC transporter ATP-binding protein GluA: protein MISIRGVNKHFGDYHALRDINLEIPKGQVVVLLGPSGSGKSTLCRTINRLETIDEGEIRIGGKLLPEEGKDLAKLRAEVGMVFQSFNLFSHMTIQDNVTLAPVKVRKQSKADAKKRAMELLDRVGIAHQAEKYPAQLSGGQQQRVAIARALAMDPKVMLFDEPTSALDPEMINEVLDVMADLAKSGMTMVCVTHEMGFARKVADRILFMADGTIVEDTAPESFFSNPESDRAKDFLSKILGH, encoded by the coding sequence ATGATCTCGATCCGAGGTGTAAACAAGCACTTCGGCGACTACCACGCTCTGCGTGACATCAACCTGGAAATTCCAAAGGGGCAGGTCGTGGTGCTTCTGGGACCATCCGGCTCCGGCAAGTCGACCCTGTGCCGAACCATCAACCGACTCGAGACAATCGACGAGGGTGAAATCCGCATCGGCGGCAAGCTACTCCCCGAGGAAGGAAAGGACCTGGCCAAGCTTCGCGCGGAGGTCGGCATGGTCTTCCAATCCTTCAACTTGTTCAGCCACATGACTATTCAGGACAACGTGACGCTGGCTCCTGTGAAGGTTCGTAAGCAGTCGAAGGCAGACGCGAAGAAGCGCGCCATGGAACTTCTCGATCGCGTCGGGATCGCTCATCAGGCGGAAAAGTACCCGGCACAGCTTTCCGGCGGTCAGCAGCAGCGCGTCGCTATCGCCCGTGCCCTGGCGATGGATCCAAAGGTCATGCTTTTCGATGAGCCCACCTCCGCCCTCGATCCGGAGATGATCAATGAGGTTCTCGACGTAATGGCCGACCTCGCAAAATCCGGTATGACCATGGTCTGTGTGACTCACGAGATGGGCTTTGCCCGCAAGGTTGCCGATCGCATCCTGTTCATGGCTGATGGAACCATAGTTGAGGACACCGCCCCAGAGTCCTTCTTCTCCAACCCAGAATCCGATCGAGCCAAGGACTTCCTCAGCAAGATCCTGGGCCACTGA
- a CDS encoding glutamate ABC transporter substrate-binding protein, producing MNTFRRSTGAQHALRRLTGALLAVFAVASLSACGSNEARSLLGSIESGQVILGTKFDQPGLGVRTPEKDFQGVDTDVARYVVNYIADKKGWEEPALTWRETPSAQRETLINNGEVDMIAATYSISASRLRSVDFAGPYLVTHQALLVREDSKIQGLQDMGADTKLCSVTGSTPAQKIKDALPEVQLQEFDTYSACVEALSRGKVDAMTTDATILAGFAEQYEGQMRVVEMKQEDGSYWTNENYGIGMAKGQEEAVKLVNEALNEMHDSGEYARIMEANLGNAIAPGDKPAIGDLSFTEES from the coding sequence ATGAACACTTTTCGACGCTCTACAGGCGCACAACATGCGCTGCGACGTCTTACCGGCGCCCTTCTGGCAGTATTCGCCGTGGCATCGCTGTCTGCTTGCGGGAGCAACGAGGCACGTAGTTTGCTTGGTTCGATTGAGTCTGGACAGGTCATCTTGGGTACCAAATTCGATCAGCCGGGTTTGGGTGTACGCACCCCTGAGAAGGATTTCCAAGGAGTAGACACAGACGTCGCTCGATACGTCGTCAACTACATCGCCGATAAGAAGGGATGGGAAGAGCCAGCACTGACGTGGCGCGAAACCCCGTCCGCTCAGCGCGAGACACTGATCAACAACGGCGAGGTCGATATGATCGCCGCAACCTATTCCATCAGCGCATCCCGCCTGCGCTCCGTCGATTTCGCAGGCCCCTACCTGGTGACTCACCAAGCTCTCCTCGTCCGCGAGGACAGCAAGATCCAAGGATTGCAGGATATGGGTGCGGACACCAAGCTGTGCTCCGTGACTGGTTCTACTCCTGCGCAGAAGATCAAGGATGCGCTACCGGAGGTTCAGCTTCAAGAATTCGACACGTACTCAGCCTGCGTGGAAGCCCTCTCCCGCGGCAAGGTTGACGCGATGACCACGGATGCCACAATTCTCGCCGGCTTCGCTGAACAATACGAGGGACAGATGCGTGTCGTCGAGATGAAGCAGGAAGACGGTTCTTATTGGACGAATGAGAACTACGGCATCGGTATGGCAAAGGGCCAGGAAGAGGCGGTCAAACTCGTCAACGAAGCTCTGAACGAGATGCACGATTCTGGCGAGTATGCCCGAATCATGGAAGCAAACCTCGGTAATGCCATCGCCCCAGGAGATAAGCCAGCCATCGGCGACCTCTCCTTCACCGAAGAGAGTTAG
- a CDS encoding amino acid ABC transporter permease, whose amino-acid sequence MSAELWADMAPELLPAFWTTIKLTFWASVGSMILGTILTAMRVSPVGILRTIATFYINTTRNTPLTLIVLFAALGLYVNLDITLAPQGPNFTTQNNFNLAVLAFVLYTSSFVAESLRAGINTVPFGQAEAARSLGLTFMQNFRHIIFPQALRGAIVPLGNTLIALTKNTTIASVIGVAEASLLMKTSVENHADQVFVIFGVIALGFMILTLPTGLIFGAAGKRLAVKR is encoded by the coding sequence ATGAGTGCCGAACTCTGGGCCGATATGGCTCCCGAATTGCTGCCAGCATTCTGGACAACCATCAAACTGACATTCTGGGCCTCTGTGGGTTCCATGATCCTCGGAACAATTCTCACGGCCATGCGAGTGTCCCCAGTTGGGATCTTGCGTACTATCGCGACCTTCTACATCAACACCACGCGCAATACCCCGCTGACGTTGATCGTGCTGTTTGCCGCCTTGGGTCTCTATGTGAACCTAGACATCACTCTGGCACCGCAAGGGCCTAACTTCACGACACAGAACAACTTCAATCTCGCGGTGCTGGCCTTCGTGCTCTACACCTCGTCTTTTGTGGCGGAATCCCTCCGTGCGGGCATCAATACGGTGCCCTTTGGCCAAGCCGAGGCAGCACGTTCCTTGGGACTGACGTTCATGCAGAACTTCCGTCACATCATTTTCCCCCAAGCATTGCGTGGTGCGATTGTCCCCTTGGGCAATACGCTCATTGCACTGACGAAGAATACGACCATCGCCTCAGTCATCGGTGTGGCTGAGGCTTCCCTCCTCATGAAGACTTCCGTGGAGAACCACGCCGATCAGGTGTTCGTCATCTTCGGTGTGATCGCTCTGGGCTTCATGATTCTCACGCTGCCGACCGGCCTGATCTTCGGCGCAGCAGGTAAGCGATTGGCGGTGAAGCGTTAA
- a CDS encoding amino acid ABC transporter permease: protein MSARATVLYDTPGPRGRKLNRILSVLTVVALALILFWAGRILHGNGQFEADKWTPFLQGSMWTTYILPGLWGTIKAAALSILLALVIGGALGIGRLSTNVVIRSVCGVIVEFFRAIPVLLLMIFAYQVFAIYALVPTKHLAFAAVVFGLTMYNGSVIAEILRSGIKALPSGQEEAAMALGLSRMQTMFRILLPQAVASMLPALISQMVIALKDSALGYLIGYVEVVRSGLQSASWFRNYFAAMLVVAIIMIILNYALSVLAERIETQLRAGRARRNIVANVPHQKDVGLETKDSTNVDWHDESHKDLRATYE, encoded by the coding sequence ATGTCTGCTCGCGCAACAGTTCTATACGACACTCCGGGCCCACGCGGGAGGAAACTCAACCGCATCCTGTCGGTTCTGACGGTCGTAGCCTTGGCTTTGATTTTGTTCTGGGCCGGCCGCATTCTCCACGGCAATGGTCAATTCGAGGCCGACAAATGGACGCCTTTCCTCCAGGGCAGCATGTGGACCACATACATCCTGCCAGGCCTCTGGGGAACCATTAAGGCCGCTGCACTATCCATTCTGCTCGCGCTCGTTATTGGTGGAGCGCTAGGAATCGGACGCCTATCCACTAATGTGGTGATCCGCAGCGTGTGTGGTGTGATTGTGGAGTTTTTCCGCGCGATCCCGGTCCTCCTGCTGATGATTTTCGCCTACCAGGTCTTCGCTATCTACGCACTGGTGCCGACCAAGCACTTGGCCTTCGCGGCTGTGGTGTTTGGCCTCACTATGTACAACGGCTCGGTGATCGCAGAGATCCTCCGCTCTGGCATTAAAGCCCTGCCTTCCGGGCAGGAGGAAGCGGCTATGGCGCTCGGACTGTCACGGATGCAGACGATGTTCCGCATCTTGCTGCCCCAGGCTGTCGCCTCTATGCTTCCTGCCCTGATTTCTCAGATGGTGATTGCACTGAAGGACTCCGCACTGGGCTACCTCATCGGTTACGTCGAGGTTGTGCGTTCCGGTTTGCAGTCCGCATCGTGGTTCCGCAATTACTTCGCGGCCATGCTGGTTGTGGCGATCATCATGATCATCCTCAACTATGCGCTCAGTGTGCTTGCGGAACGTATCGAGACCCAGCTGCGGGCAGGCCGTGCCCGCCGTAATATTGTCGCCAATGTCCCTCACCAGAAGGACGTTGGGTTGGAGACGAAGGACTCGACCAATGTGGACTGGCACGATGAATCCCACAAGGACCTTCGCGCCACATACGAATAG
- a CDS encoding DUF6918 family protein, with product MSTFREQLLGPKKDSVVADLVDLAERTVQAQSGLSGRLVKGAYAAARKVDENIAAKAAKQLLPEITEDLEPLWNSYVAAGQKGGFGPYLVDRKQQVAGLLLETADRKVHALNNSTARKIYSPVRGKLVTIVEDHVGDLGEVVEQHVNAAT from the coding sequence TTGTCGACTTTTCGTGAACAGTTGTTGGGCCCGAAGAAGGACTCAGTCGTTGCTGATCTTGTAGATCTCGCCGAACGAACCGTCCAAGCGCAGAGCGGCTTGTCCGGCAGATTAGTCAAGGGGGCCTACGCTGCCGCTCGCAAGGTCGATGAGAATATCGCTGCCAAGGCTGCGAAGCAGCTGCTTCCAGAGATTACTGAGGATCTGGAGCCTCTATGGAATAGTTACGTGGCAGCAGGCCAGAAAGGTGGGTTCGGCCCCTACCTGGTAGATCGCAAGCAGCAGGTCGCCGGTCTACTGCTGGAGACTGCAGACCGGAAGGTCCACGCCCTCAATAACAGCACTGCCCGCAAGATCTACAGTCCCGTCCGAGGCAAGCTCGTCACTATCGTGGAAGATCACGTGGGAGACCTCGGGGAAGTTGTGGAGCAGCACGTCAACGCAGCTACTTAA
- the recX gene encoding recombination regulator RecX — protein sequence MTTNSHQPANSAKIAALKEALERMEAGELPALIDHEEEKALAPIKAKAVRLLNHRDRSAHELRSRLLDAEFDPQYVEQVVERCIANGMVDDSRFASEWVRQRQANQKKSVAVLRRELKEKGVAGAIIDEALEQISVDDQNTILEQLVTKKAASVKHVPTTRAEYDKVLRRVVGVAARRGFPQGRSLTAARLALDARIAELES from the coding sequence ATGACGACGAATAGCCATCAGCCCGCGAACTCCGCAAAAATTGCTGCGCTGAAGGAAGCCCTCGAGCGGATGGAGGCGGGCGAGTTACCTGCCCTCATCGATCACGAAGAGGAAAAGGCTTTGGCTCCGATCAAGGCCAAAGCCGTTCGCTTGCTCAACCATCGCGATCGATCTGCCCACGAGTTACGATCGCGCCTTCTCGATGCAGAATTCGACCCACAGTATGTCGAACAGGTCGTTGAGCGTTGCATTGCCAACGGCATGGTTGATGATTCACGTTTCGCCTCCGAGTGGGTTCGTCAGCGTCAGGCAAACCAGAAGAAGTCCGTTGCCGTGCTCCGTCGTGAGTTAAAAGAAAAGGGAGTGGCCGGGGCCATTATCGACGAGGCTCTCGAGCAGATCTCTGTCGATGATCAGAACACTATCCTGGAGCAACTCGTGACGAAAAAGGCGGCATCGGTCAAGCATGTTCCCACGACAAGAGCGGAATACGATAAAGTCCTTCGCCGTGTCGTCGGCGTGGCCGCGCGGCGAGGGTTTCCCCAAGGACGTAGCCTCACTGCCGCCCGGCTGGCTCTGGATGCGCGGATCGCGGAACTGGAGAGTTAA